The following proteins come from a genomic window of Blastococcus sp. HT6-30:
- a CDS encoding MFS transporter, translated as MSARTLFSPYRRLFAVPGALPFSLAGWVGRLPAPMLGLGAVLLVEQETGSYGVAGAVSGSLALSYGVAGPQWARAMDRRGQSAVLPWAMAAFLLTGAGFVATVVAGGPRWSWFVLAAAAGASSPNIGSLVRARWSAVLDSAGRQTAYAFEAVADELVFVVGPPLVTLLATLIAPSVGFLTGVVLGGIGGLWLAFLRDTAPPAHPVGGSRVRWWAVLTPTLLVVVVTYLAVGTVFGGLDVVVVAFAESEGAPALSGAVLAVFAVGSLLAGLVYGLAPLPGTLAARFVGTAVAFGLAAQLLWGVGSLPVLVGCGFLAGLTIAPVLVSGTSLVESRVVPGVLTESLAWTISGLTLGVTVGSALAGAAVDAWGAEAAFAVPAGAAAAAALLAVVGARAVRPGPAVGGVDHLRVERPIGG; from the coding sequence GTGTCGGCCCGCACCCTCTTCAGTCCCTACCGCCGTCTGTTCGCCGTACCGGGAGCGCTGCCGTTCTCCCTCGCCGGCTGGGTGGGGCGCCTCCCGGCGCCCATGCTCGGCCTCGGCGCGGTCCTCCTGGTGGAGCAGGAGACCGGCAGCTACGGGGTGGCCGGGGCGGTCTCCGGCAGCCTGGCGCTCAGCTACGGCGTCGCCGGGCCGCAGTGGGCCCGCGCGATGGACCGGCGCGGGCAGAGCGCGGTGCTGCCGTGGGCCATGGCCGCCTTCCTGCTGACCGGCGCCGGCTTCGTCGCCACCGTGGTCGCCGGCGGGCCGCGCTGGAGCTGGTTCGTGCTGGCCGCGGCGGCCGGGGCCAGCAGCCCGAACATCGGCTCGCTGGTGCGGGCGCGGTGGTCGGCGGTGCTCGACTCCGCCGGCCGGCAGACGGCGTACGCCTTCGAGGCGGTCGCCGACGAGCTCGTCTTCGTCGTCGGCCCGCCGCTGGTGACGCTGCTCGCCACGCTGATCGCCCCGTCCGTCGGCTTCCTCACCGGCGTGGTCCTGGGCGGGATCGGCGGGCTCTGGCTGGCGTTCCTGCGGGACACCGCCCCTCCGGCGCACCCTGTCGGCGGCTCGCGGGTCCGCTGGTGGGCCGTGCTGACGCCGACGCTGCTGGTCGTCGTCGTCACGTACCTGGCGGTGGGCACGGTCTTCGGCGGCCTCGACGTCGTGGTCGTCGCCTTCGCCGAGTCCGAGGGGGCGCCCGCGCTGTCCGGGGCGGTCCTGGCCGTCTTCGCCGTGGGCAGCCTGCTGGCCGGGCTGGTCTACGGCCTGGCCCCCCTGCCCGGCACGCTGGCCGCCCGGTTCGTCGGGACGGCGGTCGCCTTCGGGCTGGCCGCCCAGCTGCTGTGGGGCGTCGGCTCCCTGCCCGTGCTGGTGGGCTGCGGGTTCCTCGCCGGCCTGACCATCGCGCCGGTCCTGGTCTCGGGGACGTCCCTGGTGGAGTCCCGGGTCGTCCCGGGCGTCCTCACCGAGTCACTGGCCTGGACCATCTCCGGGCTCACCCTCGGGGTGACCGTCGGGTCGGCGCTGGCCGGTGCCGCGGTGGACGCCTGGGGCGCCGAGGCCGCGTTCGCGGTGCCCGCCGGCGCGGCCGCCGCGGCCGCGCTGCTCGCGGTGGTCGGCGCCCGGGCGGTCCGGCCCGGACCCGCGGTCGGTGGGGTGGACCACCTCCGGGTTGAGCGGCCGATCGGCGGGTAG
- the moaA gene encoding GTP 3',8-cyclase MoaA, with product MTSASLPDPTVRPAVDPGPAGSGGLVDRYGRTATDLRVSLTDRCNLRCTYCMPPEGLDWLPKVEVLTDEEIIRLVRIGVEQLGIREVRFTGGEPLLRPGLVGIVDAVTALRPRPEVSLTTNAIGLARVAPALAASGLDRINVSLDTVDRDRFKQLTHRDRLDDVLAGLAAAQAAGLTPVKVNAVLMRGLNEADALPLLDYCLERGYQLRFIEQMPLDAHHAWTRGEMVTAEDILAQLSAAHTLTPDTEERGSAPAERWLVDGGPATVGVIASVTRSFCGSCDRTRLTADGQIRNCLFAREESDLRTALRSGATDAELADRWRIATLGKLPGHGIDDPSFLQPVRPMSAIGG from the coding sequence ATGACCAGCGCCTCACTCCCCGACCCCACGGTGCGGCCCGCCGTGGACCCGGGGCCCGCGGGCTCCGGCGGCCTGGTCGACCGGTACGGCCGCACCGCCACCGATCTCCGGGTCTCGCTCACCGACCGCTGCAACCTCCGGTGCACGTACTGCATGCCCCCCGAAGGGCTGGACTGGCTGCCCAAGGTCGAGGTGCTCACCGACGAGGAGATCATCCGGCTGGTGCGCATCGGCGTCGAGCAGCTGGGCATCCGGGAGGTCCGCTTCACCGGCGGCGAGCCGCTGCTGCGACCCGGCCTCGTGGGCATCGTCGACGCGGTGACGGCCCTGCGCCCCCGTCCGGAGGTCAGTCTCACCACCAACGCCATCGGCCTGGCCCGGGTGGCGCCGGCGCTGGCCGCGTCGGGGCTGGACCGGATCAACGTCAGCCTGGACACCGTCGACCGCGACCGCTTCAAGCAGCTCACCCACCGGGACCGGCTCGACGACGTCCTCGCCGGCCTGGCCGCCGCGCAGGCGGCGGGCCTCACCCCGGTGAAGGTCAACGCCGTGCTCATGCGCGGGCTGAACGAGGCCGATGCCCTCCCGCTGCTCGACTACTGCCTCGAGCGCGGCTACCAGCTCCGGTTCATCGAGCAGATGCCGCTGGACGCCCACCACGCCTGGACCCGCGGCGAGATGGTCACCGCCGAGGACATCCTCGCGCAGCTCTCGGCCGCCCACACGCTCACGCCGGACACCGAGGAGCGCGGGTCCGCGCCGGCCGAGCGGTGGCTGGTCGACGGCGGCCCGGCGACGGTCGGCGTGATCGCCTCGGTGACCCGCTCGTTCTGCGGCTCCTGCGACCGCACCCGGCTCACCGCCGACGGGCAGATCCGCAACTGCCTGTTCGCCCGGGAGGAGTCCGACCTGCGGACGGCGCTGCGCTCCGGCGCCACCGACGCCGAGCTCGCCGACCGCTGGCGCATCGCGACGCTCGGCAAGCTGCCCGGCCACGGCATCGACGACCCGTCGTTCCTCCAGCCGGTCCGTCCGATGTCCGCGATCGGCGGCTGA
- a CDS encoding MoaD/ThiS family protein → MSGSVTVRYFAGARAAAGVATEAREAGTLDELVGQIVSDHGERLERVLTACSFLVDGAQARDRAAALSPGSVVDVLPPFAGG, encoded by the coding sequence GTGAGCGGATCGGTGACGGTGCGCTACTTCGCCGGGGCCCGGGCGGCCGCCGGCGTGGCGACCGAGGCGCGCGAGGCGGGCACGCTCGACGAGCTCGTCGGCCAGATCGTCTCCGACCACGGCGAGCGGCTGGAGCGGGTGCTCACCGCCTGCTCGTTCCTGGTCGACGGCGCCCAGGCCCGCGACCGGGCGGCCGCCCTGTCGCCAGGCTCGGTGGTGGACGTGCTCCCGCCCTTCGCCGGAGGCTGA
- a CDS encoding histidine kinase, with protein MVPAGIVDVAPWPDWCSAAEGALAFLADHVGWDVWLVTQVVDDRQVVLLAHPDRAVRPGMVLPWEQSFCRQMIESGAPRLATVTAAVPQYASRTTGPLRDIAAYVGIPLVTRDLQLFGTLCGVAYRAKPRSAARELAVVETTARMLSTLMAAGWDPPGLPGEPGEEMVC; from the coding sequence ATGGTTCCGGCGGGGATCGTGGACGTCGCGCCGTGGCCGGACTGGTGTTCGGCCGCGGAGGGCGCGCTCGCGTTCCTGGCCGACCACGTGGGCTGGGACGTCTGGCTGGTCACTCAGGTGGTCGACGACCGCCAGGTCGTGCTCCTGGCCCATCCCGACCGGGCTGTGCGCCCCGGCATGGTGCTGCCGTGGGAGCAGAGCTTCTGCCGCCAGATGATCGAGAGCGGCGCCCCCCGGCTGGCCACGGTGACGGCCGCCGTTCCGCAGTACGCCTCGCGCACGACAGGGCCCCTGCGGGACATCGCCGCCTACGTCGGCATACCCCTGGTCACCCGGGACCTGCAGCTGTTCGGCACGCTGTGCGGCGTCGCCTACCGGGCCAAGCCGCGCAGCGCCGCCCGCGAGCTCGCCGTCGTGGAGACCACCGCCCGCATGCTGAGCACGCTGATGGCCGCGGGGTGGGATCCGCCCGGGCTGCCGGGCGAACCCGGCGAGGAGATGGTGTGCTGA
- a CDS encoding SMP-30/gluconolactonase/LRE family protein → MRAHQLTDPVCHHGEGPVWSSSWGGLRWVDMLAGDVLGLLPDGGVSRLHVGEVAACVRPRAGGGAVLGIERGFALEGPDGSVTALPPVWSDSSVRMNEGGCDPDGRFWCGSMAYDQAPGAASMYRLDPDGTVREAFGGLTVSNGLEWSPDGSLAYYADTATHRIDVFDYDRDTGLTGRRPFVRFPDDGNPDGLTVDSAGGVWVALYGSGAVHRYDADGRLDGVVELPASQVTACTLGGPDLDRLFVTTSRENLAPDAEPPAGAVFVADVGVRGLPVRRFAG, encoded by the coding sequence GTGCGCGCGCACCAGCTGACCGACCCCGTCTGCCACCACGGCGAGGGACCGGTGTGGTCGTCGTCCTGGGGCGGTCTGCGGTGGGTCGACATGCTCGCCGGCGACGTCCTGGGCCTGCTGCCCGACGGCGGTGTCAGCCGCCTGCACGTAGGTGAGGTCGCCGCCTGCGTCCGGCCGCGGGCGGGAGGCGGCGCCGTTCTCGGCATCGAGCGCGGCTTCGCGCTCGAAGGGCCGGACGGGTCCGTCACCGCCCTGCCGCCGGTGTGGAGCGACTCCTCGGTGCGGATGAACGAGGGCGGCTGTGACCCCGACGGGCGCTTCTGGTGCGGCTCCATGGCCTACGACCAGGCACCCGGCGCGGCCTCGATGTACCGGCTGGATCCGGACGGCACCGTCCGCGAGGCCTTCGGGGGCCTCACCGTCTCCAACGGCCTGGAGTGGAGCCCGGACGGCTCGCTGGCGTACTACGCCGACACGGCGACCCACCGGATCGACGTCTTCGACTACGACCGGGACACCGGGCTCACCGGACGCCGTCCGTTCGTGCGCTTCCCGGACGACGGCAACCCGGACGGGCTCACCGTCGACAGCGCGGGCGGTGTCTGGGTCGCCCTCTACGGCAGCGGCGCCGTGCACCGCTACGACGCCGACGGCCGGCTGGACGGTGTCGTGGAGCTGCCCGCCTCGCAGGTCACCGCCTGCACGCTGGGCGGCCCCGACCTGGACCGGCTGTTCGTGACGACCTCGCGGGAGAACCTGGCCCCGGACGCCGAGCCGCCGGCCGGAGCCGTGTTCGTCGCGGACGTGGGCGTGCGCGGGCTCCCCGTCCGCCGCTTCGCCGGCTGA
- a CDS encoding molybdenum cofactor biosynthesis protein MoaE, which translates to MIARVVDAPLSVAEHEDAVADKAAGAVVSFAGVVRDHDGGRSVTELEYVGHPSAPDVIAELVEEFAARPGVHAVAVSHRIGLLGIGDVALACAVSTSHRGEAFAVCAELVDEVKKRLPIWKRQVFTDGEEEWVACP; encoded by the coding sequence GTGATCGCCAGGGTCGTCGATGCGCCGCTGTCCGTCGCCGAGCACGAGGACGCCGTGGCCGACAAGGCCGCCGGTGCGGTCGTCTCCTTCGCCGGCGTGGTCCGCGACCACGACGGCGGCCGGTCGGTGACCGAGCTGGAGTACGTCGGCCACCCGAGCGCGCCGGACGTGATCGCCGAGCTGGTGGAGGAGTTCGCCGCGCGGCCCGGGGTGCACGCCGTCGCCGTGAGCCACCGCATCGGGCTGCTCGGCATCGGCGACGTCGCGCTGGCCTGCGCCGTCAGCACCTCCCACCGCGGCGAGGCGTTCGCCGTCTGCGCCGAGCTCGTCGACGAGGTGAAGAAGCGGCTGCCGATCTGGAAGCGGCAGGTCTTCACCGACGGCGAGGAGGAGTGGGTCGCCTGCCCGTGA
- a CDS encoding NTP transferase domain-containing protein, producing MSAAAVVLAAGGGRRYGMPKALVEYEGSLLVERAVATAAAVCDPVLVVLGARAVDVWRSAELGNAVVLANRDWETGMASSLRTGLDGLRGWPGRIDAALVTLVDMPGMTAEALAAVAAHAAPDALAVATYDGVRAHPVLLGREHWAGVAETATGDEGARRYLAGRDVTEVDCTGLADPGDLDVPPPGVPSAP from the coding sequence ATGAGCGCTGCCGCCGTCGTCCTCGCCGCCGGGGGCGGCCGCCGCTACGGGATGCCGAAAGCGCTGGTCGAGTACGAGGGCAGCCTGCTGGTCGAGCGGGCCGTGGCGACGGCGGCGGCCGTGTGCGACCCGGTGCTGGTGGTGCTCGGCGCCCGTGCGGTCGACGTCTGGCGCAGCGCCGAGCTGGGCAACGCCGTCGTGCTCGCCAACAGGGACTGGGAGACCGGGATGGCCTCGTCCCTGCGCACCGGCCTGGACGGCCTCCGCGGCTGGCCGGGGCGGATCGACGCGGCGCTGGTCACCCTGGTCGACATGCCCGGGATGACCGCGGAGGCGCTCGCCGCCGTCGCCGCCCACGCGGCGCCGGACGCGCTCGCCGTCGCCACCTACGACGGCGTCCGCGCCCACCCGGTGCTGCTCGGCCGGGAGCACTGGGCCGGCGTCGCGGAGACGGCGACCGGCGACGAGGGCGCGCGCCGGTACCTGGCCGGCCGGGACGTCACCGAGGTCGACTGCACCGGTCTGGCCGATCCGGGCGACCTCGACGTCCCCCCGCCAGGGGTACCTTCGGCCCCGTGA
- a CDS encoding ABC transporter ATP-binding protein, with translation MNTRRGALALGVEVEVAGGEVLAVLGPNGAGKSTLVRVLAGLLRPDSGRVVVDGEVWDGDDAFVPAHRRRLGMVFQDALLFPHLSVADNVAFGLRTRGTGRAAARAAAEEWLARVGLEGLGSRRPAELSGGQAQRAALARALVGDPALLLLDEPLSALDARTRLVVRAELRRHLAGFGGSTVLVTHDPVDAMALADRVVVVEEGRVVQAGTPADVSRRPRTDYVARLVGLSLLPGAAEGRLVRLDGGGTVAVAEEAAGPVFAAVRPESVALYASRPDGSPRNVWPARLVGATPHGATVRCELAGEVPLVADVTVPAFAEMGLTPGAEVWASVKASEVAVYAR, from the coding sequence GTGAACACGCGGCGGGGCGCGCTCGCCCTCGGCGTGGAGGTCGAGGTCGCCGGCGGGGAGGTGCTCGCCGTCCTCGGCCCGAACGGGGCCGGGAAATCCACGCTCGTGCGGGTCCTGGCCGGCCTGCTGCGCCCCGACTCCGGCCGGGTCGTCGTCGACGGCGAGGTGTGGGACGGCGACGACGCGTTCGTCCCCGCCCACCGGCGGCGCCTGGGCATGGTCTTCCAGGACGCGCTGCTCTTCCCGCACCTGAGCGTCGCCGACAACGTCGCCTTCGGTCTGCGCACCCGGGGCACGGGCCGGGCCGCCGCCCGGGCGGCGGCGGAGGAGTGGCTGGCCCGCGTCGGGCTCGAGGGGCTGGGCAGCCGGCGGCCCGCCGAGCTCTCCGGCGGGCAGGCGCAGCGCGCGGCGCTGGCCCGTGCGCTGGTCGGCGATCCCGCGCTGCTGCTGCTCGATGAGCCGCTCTCGGCGCTGGACGCGCGCACTCGGCTGGTGGTGCGCGCCGAGCTGCGCCGGCACCTGGCGGGGTTCGGCGGCAGCACCGTCCTGGTGACGCACGACCCGGTGGACGCGATGGCACTGGCCGACCGCGTCGTCGTCGTCGAGGAGGGGCGGGTGGTGCAGGCCGGGACGCCGGCCGACGTCAGCCGCCGCCCGCGCACCGACTACGTGGCCCGGCTGGTGGGCCTGTCGCTGCTGCCCGGTGCCGCCGAGGGGCGGCTGGTGCGGCTCGACGGCGGGGGAACGGTGGCGGTGGCCGAGGAGGCCGCGGGCCCGGTGTTCGCGGCGGTCCGGCCCGAGTCGGTGGCCCTCTACGCGTCCCGCCCCGACGGCAGCCCGCGCAACGTCTGGCCCGCCCGGCTGGTCGGCGCCACCCCGCACGGCGCCACGGTGCGGTGCGAGCTGGCCGGGGAGGTCCCGCTCGTCGCCGACGTGACCGTTCCCGCCTTCGCGGAGATGGGGCTGACCCCCGGCGCCGAGGTGTGGGCCAGCGTGAAGGCCTCCGAGGTCGCCGTCTACGCCCGCTGA
- a CDS encoding ABC transporter permease, with protein sequence MSGARETARVPAPLLVPAALAVAFLVLPLVGLLVRTPWSELGAQLAAPGVGEALRLSLVSATLATGLSLLLGVPLAWVLARSRARGRSVLRALVTVPLVLPPVVGGVALFLVFGRQGILGSWLDDAFGITLPFTTAAVVIAETFVAMPFLVISVEGALRAADSRFEDVAATLGAGRWTTFRRVTLPLVAPGVAAGAVLCWARALGEFGATITFAGNFPGTTQTMPLAVYLALQRDPEAAIVLSVVLLAVSLATLLLLRDRWLGRAPA encoded by the coding sequence GTGAGCGGAGCCCGCGAGACCGCCCGGGTGCCGGCGCCGCTGCTGGTCCCGGCCGCGCTCGCCGTCGCCTTCCTGGTCCTGCCGCTGGTGGGTCTGCTGGTGCGCACGCCGTGGTCGGAACTCGGCGCGCAGCTCGCCGCGCCCGGTGTCGGGGAGGCGTTGCGGCTGTCGCTGGTGTCCGCCACGCTCGCCACCGGGCTGTCGCTGCTGCTCGGCGTTCCGCTCGCCTGGGTGCTCGCGCGTTCGCGGGCCCGGGGCCGCTCGGTGCTCCGGGCGCTGGTCACGGTGCCGCTGGTGCTGCCGCCGGTGGTCGGTGGCGTGGCGCTGTTCCTGGTGTTCGGGCGGCAGGGGATCCTCGGCTCCTGGCTCGACGACGCCTTCGGCATCACCCTCCCGTTCACCACGGCCGCCGTCGTGATCGCCGAGACCTTCGTGGCCATGCCGTTCCTCGTCATCAGCGTCGAGGGCGCGCTGCGCGCCGCCGACAGCCGCTTCGAGGACGTCGCGGCCACGCTGGGTGCCGGCCGCTGGACCACGTTCCGCCGCGTGACGCTGCCGCTGGTCGCGCCCGGGGTCGCCGCTGGAGCCGTGCTCTGCTGGGCCCGCGCGCTGGGCGAGTTCGGCGCGACGATCACCTTCGCCGGCAACTTCCCAGGCACCACGCAGACGATGCCGCTGGCGGTCTACCTGGCGCTGCAGCGGGACCCGGAGGCGGCGATCGTGCTCTCGGTGGTGCTGCTGGCCGTCTCGTTGGCCACCCTCCTGCTGCTCCGGGACCGCTGGCTCGGCCGGGCGCCGGCATGA
- the modA gene encoding molybdate ABC transporter substrate-binding protein has protein sequence MRRAGPLVLGLLLLSGCGSSGGGASPGVAESGPVEPGDPAIAGTLTVLAAASLTDVFAELEERLEVANPQLEVRFSFAGSSALAAQVLQGAPADVLATADEAQMARVADAGLVTDPEVFAANPLVLVAPAGNPAGIGLPGDVDVRGLAELLPEDVTLAVCAPEVPCGAAAAEVLAASGAPAAPDTYEDDVRAVLTKVVLGEVDAGLVYLSDVHAVGDDVRSFAFSEGAQAVNRYPIGVLQESGAPAAAQAFVDLVLSAEGQRILADAGFLSPS, from the coding sequence GTGAGGCGTGCCGGCCCGCTCGTCCTCGGCCTGCTCCTCCTGAGCGGGTGCGGGAGCTCCGGCGGTGGTGCGTCGCCCGGCGTGGCCGAGAGCGGGCCCGTGGAGCCGGGCGATCCGGCGATCGCGGGCACGCTGACCGTGCTCGCCGCGGCCTCCCTGACCGACGTGTTCGCCGAGCTCGAGGAGCGGCTCGAGGTCGCCAACCCTCAGCTGGAGGTGCGGTTCAGCTTCGCCGGGAGCTCCGCGCTGGCGGCCCAGGTGCTCCAGGGCGCCCCGGCCGACGTGCTCGCCACCGCGGACGAGGCGCAGATGGCGCGGGTGGCCGACGCCGGGCTGGTCACCGACCCGGAGGTATTCGCGGCGAACCCGTTGGTGCTGGTGGCGCCGGCGGGGAACCCGGCCGGCATCGGGCTGCCGGGCGACGTCGACGTCCGGGGCCTGGCCGAGCTCCTCCCCGAGGACGTGACGCTCGCCGTCTGCGCGCCGGAGGTCCCCTGCGGCGCGGCCGCCGCGGAGGTGCTGGCCGCCTCGGGCGCGCCGGCCGCCCCAGACACCTACGAGGACGACGTCCGCGCGGTGCTCACCAAGGTGGTCCTGGGCGAGGTCGACGCCGGGCTGGTCTACCTCTCCGACGTGCACGCGGTAGGGGACGACGTCCGGTCGTTCGCCTTCTCGGAGGGCGCGCAGGCGGTCAACCGCTACCCGATCGGCGTCCTGCAGGAGTCGGGGGCCCCGGCGGCGGCCCAGGCGTTCGTCGATCTGGTCCTGTCGGCGGAGGGGCAGCGGATCCTGGCCGACGCCGGGTTCCTGTCGCCGTCGTGA
- a CDS encoding TOBE domain-containing protein yields MPASYRISEAAALLGVSDDTVRRWIDSQRLTASRQGGGPAVVDGAELARVATGLHEAPEPGTTPSSARNRLTGIVTRVVRDTVMAQVELQAGPYRLVSLMSREAADELGLEPGVRAVATVKATQVSVDVP; encoded by the coding sequence GTGCCCGCCAGCTACCGGATCTCCGAGGCAGCCGCGCTGCTCGGCGTCAGCGACGACACCGTCCGCCGCTGGATCGACTCGCAGCGGTTGACCGCCTCCCGCCAGGGCGGTGGGCCGGCCGTCGTCGACGGCGCCGAGCTGGCGCGGGTCGCCACCGGCCTGCACGAGGCGCCGGAGCCGGGGACGACGCCGTCGTCGGCCCGGAACCGGCTCACCGGCATCGTCACCCGCGTGGTGCGCGACACCGTGATGGCGCAGGTCGAGCTCCAGGCGGGACCGTACCGGTTGGTCTCGCTCATGTCCCGGGAGGCGGCCGACGAACTGGGCCTGGAGCCGGGGGTGCGGGCGGTCGCCACCGTCAAGGCGACCCAGGTCAGCGTGGACGTGCCGTGA